A stretch of Terriglobales bacterium DNA encodes these proteins:
- a CDS encoding acetyl ornithine aminotransferase family protein, translating to MATMTHTAGPKLITKLPGPNAQRVLKGDEKWISPSYTRSYPLVARRGRGIVIEDVDGNEFFDMSAGIAVTSTGHCHPEIVAAVQKQAAELIHMSGTDFYYESMITLAERLSKVAPMKGPHRIYYGNSGTEAIEAALKLARYHTKRQHFIAFYGAFHGRTMGALSLTASKPQQRRRFAPLVPGVTHIPYPNLYRRPAGTDASDYAAGCARFLEDKVFKTTVPPEEVAAVFVEPFQGEGGYLPAPPAFMQELRRICDVHGILLVCDEVQSGCGRTGKWWAVEHTGVEPDMVTIAKGIASGMPLGVLLTRAELMDWVPGSHASTFGGNPVCIAAALATMDVLEREAIKNSAAVGKHVMQRIQGWPKKHRIVGDVRGLGLMIGIEIVKDQASKGIDKDTRDRIVELAFERGVLFLGAGENTIRMSPPLIVTAEQADIALDVLEECITLAESGKAKS from the coding sequence ATGGCTACCATGACCCATACCGCAGGACCGAAGCTCATCACCAAGCTGCCTGGGCCCAACGCCCAGCGCGTGCTCAAGGGCGACGAGAAGTGGATCTCGCCCTCCTACACCCGTTCCTACCCGCTGGTCGCCCGTCGCGGCCGCGGCATCGTCATCGAGGACGTGGACGGCAACGAGTTCTTCGACATGTCCGCCGGCATCGCCGTGACCTCCACCGGCCACTGCCACCCGGAGATCGTGGCCGCCGTCCAGAAGCAGGCTGCCGAGCTCATCCACATGTCCGGCACCGACTTCTACTACGAGAGCATGATCACCCTGGCGGAGCGCCTCTCCAAGGTCGCGCCCATGAAAGGGCCGCACCGGATCTACTACGGCAACTCGGGGACCGAAGCCATCGAGGCCGCGCTCAAGCTGGCCCGCTACCACACCAAGCGCCAGCACTTCATCGCCTTCTACGGCGCCTTCCATGGACGCACCATGGGCGCGCTTTCGCTCACCGCCTCCAAGCCGCAGCAGCGCCGCCGCTTCGCCCCGCTGGTGCCCGGCGTGACCCACATTCCCTACCCCAATCTCTATCGCCGTCCCGCCGGGACCGACGCCAGCGACTACGCCGCCGGCTGCGCCCGCTTCCTCGAAGACAAGGTCTTCAAGACCACCGTCCCGCCGGAAGAAGTCGCCGCCGTCTTCGTCGAGCCCTTCCAAGGCGAGGGCGGGTACTTGCCCGCGCCTCCGGCCTTCATGCAGGAGCTGCGCCGCATCTGCGACGTCCACGGCATCCTGCTGGTCTGCGACGAAGTGCAGTCCGGCTGCGGACGCACCGGCAAATGGTGGGCGGTGGAGCACACCGGGGTCGAGCCCGACATGGTCACCATCGCCAAGGGCATCGCCAGCGGCATGCCCCTTGGCGTCCTGCTCACCCGCGCCGAGCTCATGGACTGGGTGCCCGGCTCGCACGCCTCCACCTTCGGCGGCAACCCGGTCTGCATCGCCGCCGCCCTGGCCACCATGGACGTGCTCGAGCGCGAGGCCATCAAGAACTCCGCGGCTGTCGGCAAGCACGTGATGCAGCGCATCCAGGGCTGGCCCAAGAAGCACCGCATCGTCGGCGACGTCCGCGGGCTGGGCCTGATGATCGGCATTGAGATCGTCAAGGACCAGGCATCCAAGGGCATCGACAAGGACACCCGCGACCGCATCGTCGAGCTGGCCTTCGAGCGCGGCGTGCTGTTCCTGGGCGCGGGCGAGAACACTATCCGCATGTCGCCACCGCTCATCGTCACCGCCGAGCAGGCCGACATCGCCCTCGACGTCCTCGAGGAGTGCATCACCCTGGCCGAGAGCGGCAAGGCCAAGTCATAG
- a CDS encoding EamA family transporter translates to MTAEQKQHRFRVALAFGLVYLFWGSTYLGIRIAVESFPPYVMGMLRFTVAGLIMLAVCAAQGKKISITGPDLVKLSVVGILLLSVANVLLGWAELYVPSGLAALIIAIVPLWFLVIDTWLMKGDHLSRRGLAGIGLGIVGLVILLWPKLTAARAGLGKMQLLAGLLLVGTSGVWAFGSTLSRRWSVSVGVYAATGWEMLIAGVVNFLIALALGDIPKSHWTASGLGAITYLVIFGSLVGYTAYIWLLDHVPTGKVATYAYVNPVVAVFLGWLVLHEKIDGFIVAGSVVIIAAVALVTSAKVRVREGAPMRGPELPACEAGAD, encoded by the coding sequence ATGACCGCGGAGCAAAAACAGCACCGGTTCCGTGTCGCCCTGGCCTTCGGGCTGGTGTACCTGTTCTGGGGCTCGACCTATCTGGGCATCCGCATCGCCGTGGAATCGTTTCCGCCGTACGTCATGGGCATGCTGCGGTTCACGGTGGCGGGGCTGATCATGCTGGCGGTGTGCGCGGCGCAGGGGAAGAAGATCAGCATCACCGGCCCCGACTTGGTGAAGCTGAGCGTGGTGGGCATCCTGCTGCTGAGCGTGGCCAACGTGCTGCTGGGCTGGGCGGAGCTGTACGTGCCGAGCGGACTGGCGGCGCTCATCATCGCCATCGTGCCGCTGTGGTTCCTGGTGATCGACACCTGGCTGATGAAGGGCGACCACCTGTCGCGGCGCGGGCTGGCGGGGATCGGGCTGGGCATCGTCGGACTGGTAATCCTGCTCTGGCCGAAGCTGACGGCGGCGCGCGCCGGCCTGGGCAAGATGCAACTGCTGGCCGGGCTGCTGCTGGTGGGGACGTCGGGAGTGTGGGCGTTCGGTTCCACCCTGTCGCGGCGCTGGTCGGTGAGTGTCGGGGTGTATGCCGCGACCGGCTGGGAGATGCTGATCGCCGGGGTGGTGAACTTCCTGATCGCGCTGGCCCTGGGCGACATCCCCAAGTCGCACTGGACGGCGAGCGGCCTGGGGGCCATCACGTACCTCGTGATCTTTGGCTCGCTGGTCGGGTACACGGCCTACATCTGGCTGCTCGACCACGTCCCGACGGGCAAGGTGGCGACCTATGCCTACGTGAACCCGGTGGTGGCGGTGTTCCTGGGCTGGCTGGTCCTGCACGAGAAGATCGACGGGTTCATCGTGGCCGGGTCGGTGGTGATCATCGCGGCGGTGGCGCTGGTGACCAGCGCCAAGGTGCGGGTGCGGGAAGGCGCCCCGATGCGTGGGCCGGAACTCCCGGCGTGCGAAGCGGGGGCGGACTAG
- a CDS encoding MarR family transcriptional regulator: MARTTDIAGWYRELERLARLLGQVGPDEICCEGLTSRQCSILRTLVQQEGARLSDLAQAAGISPSAMTRVLERLEKLGLVRRVRGAQKDGRAARVEITAEGRKVRQRIDRLMGERTTAIVDAIPAASRNKLLDALHMLNCCIERGGGCGFAAAQTGAERKPQFE; the protein is encoded by the coding sequence ATGGCGCGGACGACCGACATTGCCGGCTGGTACCGGGAGCTGGAGCGGCTGGCCCGGCTGCTGGGGCAGGTGGGGCCGGACGAGATCTGCTGTGAAGGACTGACGTCGCGGCAGTGTTCCATCCTGCGGACATTGGTGCAGCAAGAAGGGGCACGGCTGTCCGACCTGGCGCAGGCGGCGGGGATCAGCCCCAGCGCCATGACCCGGGTGCTGGAGCGGCTGGAGAAGCTGGGGCTGGTGCGGCGGGTGCGGGGCGCGCAGAAAGACGGACGCGCGGCCCGGGTGGAGATCACGGCTGAAGGCCGGAAGGTGCGGCAGCGCATCGACCGCCTGATGGGGGAGCGCACCACCGCCATCGTGGACGCCATCCCGGCAGCATCACGCAACAAACTGCTCGATGCACTACACATGCTGAACTGCTGCATCGAGCGCGGCGGCGGCTGCGGTTTCGCGGCAGCGCAGACAGGAGCGGAACGCAAACCTCAGTTCGAATAA